In Candidatus Leptovillus gracilis, one DNA window encodes the following:
- the pglZ gene encoding BREX-1 system phosphatase PglZ type A: MNEISQALTRLFDRHRIIFWYDAKAELGAEYETLTLPDVEKISLGDNQFGVKHRILRQEPQQKFLLYHAGPPPEHLDNWLLDVQLAHGEFRADQMALWLAEIGLGIEFTDVIAPHVEFFRASQRRMALKGLLRSDDGARQVLLKLTAVCAAAEPRLDAILENLLAELADEGDDKLRLIQRCELEPFLWQQAERSYGYQSETPGLRDFAIHLFKAAYAQGVGETPRLNNDAMLFLQRWQDSARFQPAFATLSASYADLLQVERDLAKRPYRQLLALDLYELVDQKILGDLAREVADRTIDGQTCAQIVRQRRQRHWYGRYEHSYEAIDAAAQFLHTLDRADLTIRSFADGLAQYQKAWFLLDQLYRDFIYHLRQSGQPTLLARLLDEVDNRYSNQFLLPLNDRWQAMVDGVTDWTAVALPRQADFFADQVAPFLRRDNKLFVIISDALRYEAGEALVRLIRQEDRYEAELSCAVTGLPSYTQLGMAALLPHETLAIAGDGQTALVDGQNSAGLENRKKILQGAVKDGGATAVKADVLLNMSREESRALFRDHKAVYVYHNRIDATGDKRETEERTCDAVAETLAELIRIIKKLANANVSNMLITADHGFIYQHRALDESDFAGQKASGQEILNHNRRFVLGHGLAADNSFKKLTADQAGLTGEMEILLPKSINRLRVKGAGSRYVHGGASLQEIIIPIIQINKKRQSDVTMVPVDILRGSSATITTNQLTVRFYQTEPVTDKMQPRILRAGIFTLTGQLISNQPTLVFDFRSVNERERELPVQFILTQEAKEAEGQEVILRLEERVTDTSHYREYQALRYTLRRSITSDFD; this comes from the coding sequence ATGAACGAAATCAGCCAAGCCCTGACCCGCCTGTTTGACCGCCACCGCATCATCTTCTGGTACGACGCCAAGGCAGAATTGGGCGCAGAGTACGAGACGTTGACGCTGCCCGACGTGGAGAAAATCAGCCTCGGCGACAACCAGTTTGGCGTCAAACACCGCATCCTGCGCCAGGAACCGCAACAAAAATTCCTGCTCTACCACGCCGGGCCGCCGCCCGAACACCTGGACAACTGGCTGCTGGATGTGCAACTGGCGCATGGCGAGTTTCGCGCCGACCAGATGGCGCTGTGGCTGGCGGAGATTGGGCTGGGAATCGAGTTCACCGATGTCATTGCCCCCCACGTCGAGTTTTTCCGCGCCAGCCAGCGGCGCATGGCGTTGAAGGGGCTGCTGCGGTCGGATGATGGGGCGCGGCAGGTGTTGTTGAAGTTAACGGCCGTTTGCGCCGCCGCCGAACCACGCCTGGATGCCATCCTGGAAAACCTGCTGGCCGAACTGGCCGACGAAGGGGACGACAAACTGCGCCTGATCCAACGCTGCGAATTGGAGCCGTTCCTATGGCAGCAAGCAGAGCGGAGCTATGGCTACCAATCCGAAACGCCCGGTCTGCGCGATTTCGCCATCCACCTCTTCAAGGCCGCTTATGCTCAGGGCGTGGGCGAGACGCCGCGGCTGAACAACGACGCCATGCTCTTTTTGCAGCGCTGGCAAGACAGCGCTCGCTTTCAGCCCGCCTTTGCCACTCTGTCGGCCAGCTATGCCGACTTGTTACAGGTGGAGCGGGATTTGGCGAAACGGCCGTATCGCCAACTGCTCGCCCTCGACCTCTACGAACTGGTGGATCAGAAAATCCTCGGCGACCTGGCCCGTGAAGTGGCCGACCGCACCATAGACGGCCAGACCTGCGCCCAGATTGTGCGCCAGCGCCGCCAGCGCCATTGGTACGGGCGCTATGAACACAGCTATGAGGCGATAGACGCCGCCGCCCAATTTCTTCACACGCTAGACCGCGCCGATTTAACCATCCGCTCCTTTGCCGATGGGTTGGCGCAGTACCAGAAGGCGTGGTTTCTGCTGGACCAGCTTTACCGCGACTTCATCTACCACCTGCGGCAGTCAGGCCAGCCGACGCTGCTGGCGCGGCTGCTGGATGAGGTGGATAACCGCTACAGCAACCAGTTCTTGCTGCCGTTGAATGACCGCTGGCAGGCAATGGTGGATGGGGTGACGGATTGGACGGCCGTTGCCCTCCCTCGTCAGGCCGATTTCTTTGCCGATCAGGTGGCGCCGTTCCTGCGCCGCGACAACAAGCTCTTTGTCATCATCTCCGACGCCCTGCGCTATGAGGCCGGTGAGGCGTTGGTGCGCCTGATCCGCCAGGAAGACCGCTACGAAGCGGAGCTAAGCTGCGCCGTGACCGGGCTGCCCAGCTACACCCAGTTGGGCATGGCCGCCTTGCTGCCCCATGAGACATTGGCGATTGCCGGGGATGGGCAGACAGCCCTGGTGGATGGGCAAAACTCGGCCGGGCTGGAGAACCGGAAGAAGATTTTGCAGGGGGCGGTAAAGGATGGGGGGGCAACGGCCGTGAAAGCCGATGTCCTCCTCAACATGAGCCGCGAAGAAAGCCGCGCTCTGTTCCGCGACCACAAGGCCGTCTATGTCTACCACAACCGCATAGACGCCACCGGCGACAAACGGGAGACGGAGGAGCGTACCTGCGACGCCGTTGCCGAAACGTTGGCAGAGTTGATCCGCATCATCAAAAAATTAGCCAATGCCAACGTCAGCAATATGCTGATCACGGCCGATCATGGCTTCATCTACCAGCACCGGGCGCTGGATGAGAGCGACTTCGCCGGGCAAAAGGCCAGCGGCCAAGAAATTCTCAACCACAACCGCCGCTTTGTTCTGGGGCATGGGTTGGCTGCCGATAACAGCTTTAAGAAGCTGACGGCGGATCAAGCCGGGCTGACAGGCGAGATGGAGATATTGCTGCCTAAGTCCATCAACCGCCTGCGGGTGAAGGGGGCCGGCAGCCGCTACGTGCATGGCGGTGCATCATTGCAGGAGATCATCATCCCCATCATCCAGATCAACAAAAAACGGCAAAGCGACGTGACAATGGTTCCCGTAGACATCCTGCGCGGCAGCAGCGCCACCATCACCACCAACCAGCTTACCGTGCGCTTTTACCAGACAGAGCCAGTAACGGACAAAATGCAGCCGCGCATCTTGCGCGCTGGCATCTTCACCCTGACCGGGCAGCTTATCTCCAATCAACCCACCCTGGTTTTTGATTTCCGCTCCGTCAACGAGCGCGAACGCGAACTGCCGGTACAATTTATCCTGACCCAGGAGGCGAAAGAGGCCGAGGGGCAAGAAGTCATTCTTCGCCTCGAAGAGCGCGTCACCGATACTTCCCACTACCGGGAATATCAGGCCCTACGCTACACCCTGCGCCGCTCTATCACCAGTGATTTTGATTAG
- a CDS encoding UPF0175 family protein: MTTTVQLTLELPQDIFSALRQEPETFLREMRLAAAVKWYETEQISQSKAAEVAGISRAEFLAALARFGVSPFQITADELISEVNNV, encoded by the coding sequence ATGACAACGACTGTGCAACTTACGCTAGAACTGCCCCAGGACATCTTTTCTGCTCTGCGCCAGGAACCGGAGACGTTTTTGCGCGAAATGCGTCTGGCTGCCGCTGTCAAGTGGTATGAAACCGAGCAAATCTCGCAATCCAAAGCGGCTGAAGTCGCTGGCATCTCGCGGGCGGAATTTTTGGCGGCGTTGGCCCGGTTTGGCGTTTCCCCCTTTCAAATCACCGCCGATGAGTTAATCTCCGAAGTCAATAATGTCTGA
- a CDS encoding DUF4926 domain-containing protein, producing MDFPLFEDVILLVDLPEEGVLAGDVGVVVERHDVPGLETGYSVEFFNMSGDTVAVITAPESQLRRPAATDRPTIRQPLNPRPTQIASYAG from the coding sequence ATGGATTTCCCTCTGTTTGAAGACGTTATCCTGTTGGTAGACCTACCAGAAGAAGGGGTTTTGGCTGGTGATGTTGGAGTAGTCGTTGAGCGACATGATGTGCCGGGCCTGGAAACTGGTTACAGTGTCGAGTTTTTCAATATGTCTGGCGACACGGTGGCTGTTATTACAGCGCCGGAATCACAATTGCGCCGCCCCGCCGCGACTGACCGGCCAACGATACGACAACCCCTCAACCCACGCCCGACGCAAATCGCTTCATATGCAGGTTAA
- a CDS encoding transposase, which translates to MAVLSPHQPDIFNSDLGAQFTAHAFTSELAAAGIRISMDGRGRYLDNIFVERLWRSVQHEDVYLKEYATVPASTAGLDDYFRLYNDERPHQSLQDLTPAVVYRRGCRPLVDPSRSTIINVKSIHLIFADLWS; encoded by the coding sequence GTGGCTGTGCTGTCGCCCCATCAGCCAGACATCTTCAACAGTGACCTGGGCGCGCAGTTTACAGCCCATGCCTTTACCAGTGAACTGGCGGCGGCAGGAATCCGCATCAGCATGGATGGCCGTGGCCGCTACCTGGACAACATCTTCGTCGAGCGCCTTTGGCGCAGCGTCCAGCACGAAGACGTTTATTTGAAGGAGTACGCCACCGTCCCGGCTTCAACCGCCGGGCTGGACGATTACTTCCGCCTGTACAACGATGAACGGCCGCATCAAAGCCTGCAAGACCTGACACCGGCCGTTGTCTACAGAAGGGGCTGCCGGCCGTTGGTTGACCCGTCTCGTAGCACCATCATTAATGTCAAAAGTATCCACCTTATTTTTGCTGATTTGTGGTCTTGA
- the cas6 gene encoding CRISPR system precrRNA processing endoribonuclease RAMP protein Cas6, producing the protein MTNLQLTHLRFDCAATTPIKMGGHYAGNNLRNALANVMRRSTCPEYRTNLPPDPAHAATCPACWLLSANLDPGTVIRAYAVAPPIPPRSYLKIGERFSFALTLFGDGFHYLPYVVLAANEAGQSEGIGPGRREGMGRFVVDRITAVDPLRGDIQSCLAPGDSFVTVPNLFVDETAVHHISQMHHQNLNGRHLAFHFLTPTRLEEKQQLYKLPDFSVLFRRLLYRIDELGRQFAGQERRDPAQVTHLHALADSVRLVDAQTNWQEMWVYSGRKDEKTPLSGFTGTAVYLSDDWAELLPWLVWGQATHVGKSVVKGNGIYELGGGNWPAYWDWLRADHLWEAAI; encoded by the coding sequence ATGACCAACCTGCAACTCACCCACCTTCGCTTCGACTGCGCCGCCACTACACCCATCAAAATGGGGGGCCATTACGCCGGTAACAACCTGCGCAACGCCCTCGCCAACGTCATGCGCCGCTCCACCTGCCCCGAATACCGCACCAACCTCCCTCCCGACCCCGCCCACGCAGCCACCTGTCCCGCCTGCTGGCTGCTCTCGGCCAACCTCGACCCCGGCACCGTCATCCGCGCCTACGCTGTCGCGCCGCCTATCCCACCGCGCAGCTACCTGAAAATAGGCGAACGCTTCAGCTTCGCCCTCACCCTCTTCGGTGACGGCTTCCACTACCTGCCCTACGTCGTCCTGGCCGCCAACGAAGCCGGACAAAGCGAAGGCATCGGCCCCGGCCGGCGCGAAGGGATGGGGCGATTTGTCGTGGACAGGATAACGGCCGTAGACCCCCTGCGCGGCGACATACAATCTTGCCTGGCCCCCGGTGACTCCTTCGTGACTGTGCCCAATCTGTTTGTAGATGAGACTGCCGTTCACCACATCAGCCAGATGCACCATCAAAACCTCAACGGCCGTCATCTCGCCTTCCATTTCCTCACCCCCACACGGCTGGAAGAAAAGCAGCAGCTCTACAAACTGCCCGACTTCTCCGTCCTTTTCCGGCGACTGCTCTACCGCATAGACGAACTAGGCCGCCAATTTGCCGGGCAAGAGCGGCGCGACCCGGCCCAGGTGACCCATCTTCACGCCCTGGCCGACAGCGTTCGTCTGGTAGATGCGCAAACCAACTGGCAAGAAATGTGGGTATACTCCGGGCGCAAGGACGAGAAAACGCCGTTGAGTGGGTTTACCGGCACGGCCGTTTACCTCAGCGACGATTGGGCTGAACTGCTGCCCTGGCTGGTATGGGGTCAGGCGACCCACGTCGGAAAATCGGTTGTCAAAGGCAACGGTATCTACGAATTAGGGGGTGGAAACTGGCCTGCCTACTGGGATTGGCTGCGCGCCGACCACCTGTGGGAAGCCGCGATCTGA
- a CDS encoding type II toxin-antitoxin system VapC family toxin, with translation MTQRFVLDAWAVLAFLQGEEPAAARVRDLLDAAARETDVELLLSIINLGEVFYIVGRAKGQHEAEQTLTALRQLPWQIVPATDTAVLAAAAFKMKHPVSYADAFAATAAQDHTATLLTGDPELLALSDTLRLEAISRA, from the coding sequence ATGACGCAGCGATTTGTCCTGGACGCCTGGGCTGTTCTCGCCTTCTTGCAAGGGGAAGAGCCAGCCGCCGCCAGAGTGCGAGACCTGCTGGACGCGGCTGCCCGTGAGACCGACGTTGAACTGCTCCTCTCCATTATCAACCTTGGCGAGGTCTTCTACATCGTGGGCCGCGCCAAAGGGCAACACGAAGCAGAGCAAACCCTCACCGCCCTTCGCCAACTGCCCTGGCAAATCGTGCCCGCGACAGACACGGCCGTTCTCGCTGCCGCTGCCTTCAAAATGAAACATCCCGTGTCCTACGCCGATGCTTTTGCCGCCACCGCAGCCCAAGACCATACCGCCACCCTCTTAACCGGCGATCCGGAATTACTCGCGCTGTCAGACACCCTTCGTTTGGAGGCGATAAGCCGCGCCTAA
- a CDS encoding AbrB/MazE/SpoVT family DNA-binding domain-containing protein, translated as MVVKLSSKGQLIIPQPIRAAMGLQPGDAFNVYQEGNRIMLEPVDWYSPIDALYGKYRESDLLADLAAEHTQELTRDNRR; from the coding sequence ATGGTTGTCAAACTATCTTCCAAAGGCCAACTTATCATCCCTCAACCCATTCGCGCTGCCATGGGGCTGCAACCCGGCGATGCGTTTAACGTTTACCAAGAAGGCAACCGTATCATGCTAGAACCCGTAGATTGGTACTCCCCTATTGATGCCCTCTACGGCAAATACCGCGAATCCGACCTCCTGGCCGACCTGGCCGCGGAACATACCCAGGAACTAACCAGGGACAACCGCCGATGA
- a CDS encoding DevR family CRISPR-associated autoregulator produces MSIYSISLSAQLTLDMHSLNNEGGEGNQIQTRMVNIVDGNGELKNVNAISGDMIKHILAEHLHRIATANGLPLCAGCKTFNANRISADESYMAAIANMNDADSLTLMLETCAMDDMLGNLITAGSKSLPRKSVVEFGWVVGLPELTRSDSYFHVKYSNERGKAQRDAEKGEEARGANLGQAIFHRPANSGVYALVATIEAARIGFNDITQTYVLDESQRQARLKALLEALLYTLMEPAGAMRGTQAPHIVDVAGVITVSQNVIPAPTLSPLNERYDEELVGLCETLNSIRPGALTAHSFNSMNGYAQTVRDLIQSATPYTLHYAG; encoded by the coding sequence GTGTCCATTTATTCCATTTCCCTCTCTGCTCAACTTACCCTGGATATGCACAGCCTGAACAACGAAGGGGGCGAAGGCAACCAGATTCAAACCCGCATGGTCAACATCGTGGATGGCAATGGCGAACTGAAAAACGTCAATGCCATCTCCGGCGACATGATCAAACACATCCTGGCCGAGCATCTGCACCGCATTGCTACCGCCAACGGCCTGCCCCTATGCGCTGGTTGTAAAACCTTTAACGCCAACCGCATCAGCGCCGATGAAAGCTACATGGCCGCCATCGCCAACATGAACGACGCCGACTCGTTAACATTGATGCTGGAAACATGCGCTATGGATGATATGCTGGGCAACCTGATCACTGCCGGTTCCAAATCTTTGCCGCGCAAATCGGTGGTTGAGTTTGGATGGGTGGTCGGTTTGCCCGAACTGACCCGTTCCGACAGCTATTTTCACGTCAAGTATTCCAACGAACGGGGCAAAGCGCAGCGCGACGCCGAAAAGGGCGAAGAAGCGCGTGGCGCAAATTTGGGCCAGGCCATCTTCCATCGTCCGGCCAACAGCGGCGTGTACGCCCTGGTCGCTACCATTGAGGCGGCGCGTATTGGCTTCAACGACATTACCCAAACCTACGTGTTGGATGAAAGCCAGCGGCAAGCGCGATTGAAAGCCTTGCTCGAAGCCCTGCTCTACACCCTCATGGAGCCGGCCGGAGCCATGCGCGGCACCCAAGCCCCCCACATCGTAGACGTGGCCGGGGTGATCACCGTCAGCCAAAACGTCATCCCCGCGCCCACCCTCAGCCCACTGAATGAACGGTACGATGAGGAATTGGTCGGACTGTGCGAAACGCTGAACAGCATCCGCCCTGGCGCACTCACTGCCCATTCCTTTAATTCCATGAACGGCTACGCCCAAACCGTGCGCGACCTCATTCAGAGCGCCACACCGTACACGTTGCATTATGCAGGTTGA
- the cas3 gene encoding CRISPR-associated helicase Cas3', producing MRPYEYQNEIADLVRQGKNIILQAPTGAGKTFASLWPFYIGWAARESKMPQKCVYAVPMRVLANQFEEEVKRLVTEEMRFKTPPTVKKQTGEYKEDPEFHADITFATIDQVLSSWLMHPYSLSARKGNLTAGAFVGSYLIFDEFHLFDPDSTLPTTLHMLKTLKGVSPFVLMTATFSQEMLQELAQELGATAVLLSPDDLQNIPSQHKTRTFHTVDQPLVGDDDVFIDQIVAAHLAQESDDQRSLVVCNQVERAQRVYQALTRHPDLTDVTVRLLHSRFLRADRQKIEAEVRREFNKERAQHTQRSMVLVGTQVVEVGLDMSSRALHTELAPAAAVLQRAGRCARYEGEVGRVYVYPVTKLHPYHEKEAKQQCALTWEWLQTHEGEHLDFTKEQALINHAHTPTDKRLLDGLRGTELGHRQRIEELWRGAGSRADAANLIRQIQAVTVVVHDNPDQLRQSPFQVDSFSLHPGTLQGKFKEWQERNEELDAEWDNGRLPWLTQKLVEVEDDVDAQGNRPIRYEFKPVTHSHELFSPLLVLHPALVGYSSELGLTLYPSSTFTCAVPQVTIEQVRQTYGYRLESYAHHIELVHQEFTRDWLDWVTAVSQRIENAYNWQPGIVRDMAQLIVCLHDAGKLSEGWQKWAQAWQTAVGNPIPAGVAVAHTDYDPTDGRHVELNRKMGRKRPSHAVESAYAAAPILLAFLPEKDRHLPLFRAAFTAIARHHGAFTSQPDSYQLVGDCERHVQETAILLPPTLQTLDMAGLRRQLAYDAKAQRGIEERFLTQSHNEQDMTCYMMLVRVLRFADQEGTKEGSK from the coding sequence ATGAGACCATACGAGTATCAAAATGAAATCGCAGATTTGGTACGACAGGGGAAGAATATTATTTTGCAGGCGCCCACTGGTGCAGGGAAAACATTTGCCTCGCTATGGCCTTTTTATATTGGCTGGGCAGCGCGTGAATCAAAAATGCCCCAAAAGTGCGTGTACGCTGTGCCCATGCGCGTATTGGCAAATCAGTTTGAAGAAGAAGTCAAACGGCTTGTAACAGAAGAAATGCGCTTCAAAACGCCGCCCACGGTCAAAAAACAAACCGGTGAATACAAAGAAGACCCCGAATTTCACGCCGACATTACCTTCGCCACCATTGATCAGGTGTTGAGTAGTTGGCTGATGCACCCGTACAGCCTGTCGGCAAGGAAGGGAAACCTAACCGCCGGGGCATTTGTCGGCAGCTACCTCATCTTTGACGAGTTTCACCTTTTCGATCCCGATTCTACGCTGCCAACAACGCTACATATGCTGAAAACCCTAAAAGGCGTCAGCCCTTTTGTGTTGATGACGGCGACCTTTTCTCAGGAAATGTTGCAAGAACTGGCGCAGGAATTGGGGGCAACTGCCGTTCTCCTATCCCCCGATGACCTGCAAAATATCCCTTCGCAGCATAAAACGCGCACCTTCCATACGGTAGACCAGCCGTTGGTAGGTGACGATGACGTATTCATTGACCAGATTGTGGCTGCGCACCTGGCACAAGAATCAGATGACCAGCGGTCTCTGGTGGTGTGCAACCAGGTAGAACGAGCGCAACGTGTGTATCAGGCATTGACGCGGCATCCTGACCTGACCGATGTTACCGTGCGCCTGCTGCACAGCCGGTTTTTGCGTGCAGACCGGCAAAAGATTGAGGCGGAAGTCCGGCGAGAGTTCAACAAGGAGCGGGCACAGCATACGCAGCGCAGCATGGTTTTGGTAGGTACGCAGGTGGTGGAAGTAGGATTGGATATGAGCAGCCGCGCTTTACATACGGAACTGGCTCCGGCAGCGGCCGTTTTACAGCGGGCGGGGCGATGTGCGCGGTATGAAGGGGAAGTGGGACGAGTATATGTGTACCCGGTAACTAAACTGCACCCCTACCACGAAAAAGAAGCCAAACAGCAGTGCGCGTTAACCTGGGAGTGGTTACAGACGCATGAAGGGGAACACTTGGACTTCACGAAGGAGCAGGCGCTAATCAATCACGCGCATACGCCAACTGATAAGCGATTGCTGGACGGTTTGCGCGGGACAGAATTAGGCCACAGACAGCGGATTGAAGAATTGTGGCGCGGCGCTGGCTCGCGGGCAGATGCGGCCAACCTGATTCGCCAGATTCAGGCTGTGACTGTAGTGGTTCACGACAATCCTGATCAGCTTCGTCAGTCCCCCTTCCAGGTGGACAGCTTTTCGCTGCATCCGGGTACGCTTCAAGGCAAGTTCAAGGAGTGGCAAGAACGAAATGAGGAGCTGGATGCGGAATGGGATAACGGCCGTTTGCCTTGGTTAACACAGAAGTTAGTTGAGGTTGAAGATGATGTTGACGCGCAAGGCAATCGTCCGATCCGGTATGAATTTAAGCCAGTAACCCATTCACATGAACTGTTTTCACCGCTGTTGGTTCTCCACCCCGCTTTGGTGGGTTATTCGTCGGAATTAGGGCTGACATTGTACCCATCGTCAACTTTTACATGTGCTGTGCCACAGGTGACAATTGAACAAGTGCGCCAAACGTATGGCTATCGGTTAGAAAGCTATGCTCACCATATCGAACTGGTACATCAGGAATTTACACGGGATTGGTTGGATTGGGTCACGGCCGTTTCCCAACGCATCGAAAACGCCTACAACTGGCAACCGGGTATTGTGCGCGACATGGCGCAGTTGATCGTCTGTTTGCACGACGCCGGAAAGTTGAGCGAAGGGTGGCAGAAATGGGCGCAGGCATGGCAAACGGCCGTTGGTAACCCTATTCCTGCCGGCGTAGCGGTCGCCCACACCGATTATGACCCTACCGACGGGCGGCATGTGGAATTGAATCGGAAAATGGGCCGAAAACGGCCGTCGCACGCCGTCGAAAGCGCTTATGCCGCCGCACCCATTTTGTTGGCGTTTTTGCCAGAAAAGGATAGACATCTGCCCCTGTTTCGCGCGGCGTTCACCGCCATTGCCCGACATCACGGCGCTTTTACATCACAACCCGACAGTTATCAATTGGTTGGGGATTGTGAGAGGCATGTGCAAGAAACGGCCATCTTGCTGCCGCCCACGTTGCAAACTCTTGATATGGCAGGTCTACGACGACAACTGGCCTACGATGCCAAAGCTCAGCGGGGTATTGAAGAGCGATTCTTGACTCAATCCCACAATGAACAGGATATGACGTGCTATATGATGCTGGTTCGCGTCTTGCGCTTTGCTGACCAGGAAGGCACAAAGGAGGGAAGTAAATAA
- the brxL gene encoding BREX system Lon protease-like protein BrxL: MTELDRKINQHFPGLVVRKDLVKLVKGNAIVPSYVLEYLLGQYCATDDEASIQSGVETVKEILRKHYVHRNEAGLVRSTIREKGRHKVIDKISVDLNDKKDVYEASFTNLGIKQLLVDPDVVKRHPKLLVSGVWCIADLEYMYSEDKNVSPFVMETIKPIQLSHFDYDTYLSARRQFTTEEWIDLLLQSVGFNPEHFGQRSKLMQLVRLIPYCERNYNLIELGPKGTGKSHIYSEFSPHGILISGGEVTVAKLFVNNASGRIGLVGYWDTVAFDEFAGKAKRANSALVDILKNYMANKSFSRGIETLGAEASMVFVGNTQHTLPYMLHHSDLFDELPRQYYDSAFLDRLHFYIPGWEVDIIRGEMFSDGYGFVVDYLAEILRNLRNHDYSHHYTAHFELLEEISTRDRTAVQKTFSGLMKILFPHGEASPEEIEMMLRFAIEGRKRVKDQLLRIDNTYTAVQFGYRTGSGQTVTVPTLEEELYPQYYHRQAGVAAPDAEQTDEAAGASDETSVLKEKHLVFKENQRGVSYDNLFGPYLKGAKRIEVTDPYLRKRHQIRNFMEFLETVVRHKAEGEEVEVHLVTIQDEFSDNQIDSFQRIKQACDTVGIRFTMVFDPIGKLHARHIITDHGWKISLDRGLEIFQYYEMNETFDFTNRLQQQRACKAFEATFLRLGGG, translated from the coding sequence ATGACCGAACTCGACCGAAAAATCAATCAACATTTCCCCGGCCTGGTCGTACGTAAAGACCTGGTCAAACTGGTCAAAGGCAACGCCATTGTGCCTTCCTATGTGCTGGAATACCTCCTGGGGCAGTATTGCGCCACCGATGACGAGGCCAGCATCCAATCCGGCGTGGAGACGGTGAAGGAGATATTGCGCAAGCATTATGTCCATCGCAACGAGGCCGGGCTGGTGCGCTCCACCATCCGCGAAAAGGGGCGGCACAAGGTCATTGACAAAATCAGCGTAGACCTGAACGACAAAAAAGACGTGTACGAAGCCAGCTTCACCAATTTAGGCATCAAGCAGTTGTTGGTTGATCCCGATGTCGTGAAGCGACATCCCAAACTGCTGGTCAGCGGCGTCTGGTGTATTGCCGACCTGGAATATATGTATTCCGAGGATAAAAACGTCAGCCCCTTCGTTATGGAGACGATTAAGCCGATCCAGCTATCCCACTTTGACTATGACACCTACCTCTCCGCCCGCCGCCAGTTCACCACCGAAGAGTGGATAGACCTGCTGCTGCAAAGCGTGGGCTTTAATCCAGAGCATTTCGGCCAGCGCAGCAAGTTGATGCAGCTTGTGCGGCTGATCCCCTACTGCGAACGCAACTACAACCTGATCGAATTAGGCCCTAAAGGGACAGGCAAATCGCACATCTACTCCGAGTTTTCGCCGCACGGTATCCTCATTTCCGGCGGTGAAGTGACGGTCGCCAAGCTGTTTGTCAACAACGCCAGCGGCCGAATTGGGCTGGTAGGTTACTGGGACACGGTCGCCTTCGATGAGTTCGCCGGGAAAGCGAAGCGGGCCAACAGCGCCCTGGTAGACATTCTCAAAAATTATATGGCTAACAAATCCTTCTCGCGGGGCATTGAAACGCTCGGCGCGGAGGCTTCGATGGTCTTTGTGGGCAATACGCAGCACACCCTGCCCTACATGCTGCACCATTCTGACCTGTTCGATGAACTGCCCCGACAGTATTACGATTCCGCTTTTCTGGACCGGCTCCATTTCTATATCCCCGGCTGGGAAGTGGACATCATTCGCGGCGAGATGTTTTCTGACGGCTATGGCTTTGTGGTGGATTATCTGGCGGAAATTTTGCGCAACTTGCGCAACCACGATTATTCCCATCACTACACCGCCCATTTTGAGTTGTTGGAAGAGATTTCGACGCGGGACAGAACGGCCGTGCAAAAAACATTCTCCGGCCTGATGAAAATCTTGTTTCCACATGGGGAAGCCAGCCCGGAAGAAATCGAGATGATGCTGCGCTTTGCTATTGAAGGGCGCAAACGGGTGAAGGATCAACTGCTGCGGATTGATAATACCTATACGGCCGTGCAGTTTGGCTACCGCACGGGCAGCGGGCAAACGGTCACGGTGCCGACTCTGGAAGAAGAGTTGTATCCGCAGTATTACCACCGGCAGGCCGGGGTAGCAGCCCCTGACGCTGAGCAAACTGATGAGGCTGCGGGCGCATCTGATGAGACCAGTGTGCTAAAAGAGAAGCATCTGGTTTTCAAGGAAAATCAACGCGGTGTCAGCTACGACAACCTGTTCGGCCCTTACCTGAAAGGGGCGAAACGAATTGAGGTAACGGATCCCTATCTGCGTAAACGCCACCAGATTCGCAACTTCATGGAGTTTCTGGAGACGGTTGTGCGACACAAGGCGGAAGGGGAGGAAGTGGAAGTCCATCTGGTAACGATTCAAGATGAGTTCAGCGACAACCAGATTGACTCTTTCCAGCGGATTAAGCAAGCCTGCGACACGGTGGGAATTCGCTTCACGATGGTCTTTGACCCCATCGGCAAGCTCCACGCCCGGCATATCATCACTGATCATGGTTGGAAGATTTCGCTAGATCGGGGTCTGGAAATATTTCAGTATTATGAAATGAATGAGACCTTTGATTTTACCAACCGGCTGCAACAGCAGCGGGCGTGCAAAGCTTTTGAGGCGACGTTTTTGCGGCTTGGGGGTGGGTAA